A portion of the Colias croceus chromosome 25, ilColCroc2.1 genome contains these proteins:
- the LOC123703295 gene encoding checkpoint protein HUS1 isoform X2: MNIVSTISKLSKECILRLSSDKMYFIVSEDNSGPAPPMLWCEIPQAMFFSEYQIVGVDEEYKDIYLGIVSANLSRSLLTLKSAKCLKMKLTKKQCPCLTLEIEMPSSTSQETRQVTHDIPVIVIPRKLWSEFQEPRIPQPDISIELPTLKQLRTTIDRMKAMSPEVVLRASAEGRLTLQIKTGMAKVSTRFKDLRVDAFEGPIDHSDSETETQTNEDMTRVCYCRVDAKKFSMFLSADQISHNRTICSIVHKKLVILCLQTEENVKLQCFISGIVY; this comes from the exons atga aTATCGTGTCTACCATTTCAAAACTATCGAAAGAATGTATATTAAGGTTGTCTTcggataaaatgtattttatagtaagTGAAGATAACAGTGGTCCTGCGCCTCCAATGCTATGGTGTGAGATTCCTCAAGCTATGTTCTTCTCGGAGTATCAAATAGTTGGTGTAGATGAAGAATACAAGGATATTTATTTAGGAATTGTATCAG CTAATTTGTCAAGATCGTTGCTAACACTGAAATCGGCAAAGTGCTTGAAAATGAAACTCACTAAAAAGCAATGTCCTTGTTTAACATTGGAAATTGAAATG CCATCATCAACATCACAGGAAACAAGACAAGTGACTCATGACATACCAGTTATAGTTATTCCGAGGAAACTATGGAGTGAATTCCAAGAGCCTAGAATACCGCAGCCAGAT ATATCAATAGAACTGCCAACACTAAAACAACTCCGCACCACAATAGATAGAATGAAGGCAATGTCCCCAGAGGTAGTGTTACGAGCCTCAGCGGAAGGCAGGCTGACGTTGCAAATCAAAACCGGCATGGCTAAAGTGTCCACGAGGTTTAAGGATTTGAGAGTGGATGCTTTTGAAG GTCCCATTGACCATTCAGACTCAGAAACGGAGACTCAAACAAACGAAGACATGACTAGAGTGTGCTACTGTAGAGTGGACGCTAAGAAGTTCTCAATGTTTCTTAGTGCGGACCAAATATCGCACAATAGGACGATATGTAGCATTGTGCATAAGAAATTAGTGATTTTGTGCTTGCAGACGGAGGAAAATGTGAAGTTACAGTGTTTTATTAGTGGCATTGTTTATTAG
- the LOC123703295 gene encoding checkpoint protein HUS1 isoform X1: MKFRAIMIDTGPMREFTNIVSTISKLSKECILRLSSDKMYFIVSEDNSGPAPPMLWCEIPQAMFFSEYQIVGVDEEYKDIYLGIVSANLSRSLLTLKSAKCLKMKLTKKQCPCLTLEIEMPSSTSQETRQVTHDIPVIVIPRKLWSEFQEPRIPQPDISIELPTLKQLRTTIDRMKAMSPEVVLRASAEGRLTLQIKTGMAKVSTRFKDLRVDAFEGPIDHSDSETETQTNEDMTRVCYCRVDAKKFSMFLSADQISHNRTICSIVHKKLVILCLQTEENVKLQCFISGIVY; the protein is encoded by the exons ATGAAGTTTAGGGCTATCATGATCGATACTGGCCCTATGAGGGAATTCACAA aTATCGTGTCTACCATTTCAAAACTATCGAAAGAATGTATATTAAGGTTGTCTTcggataaaatgtattttatagtaagTGAAGATAACAGTGGTCCTGCGCCTCCAATGCTATGGTGTGAGATTCCTCAAGCTATGTTCTTCTCGGAGTATCAAATAGTTGGTGTAGATGAAGAATACAAGGATATTTATTTAGGAATTGTATCAG CTAATTTGTCAAGATCGTTGCTAACACTGAAATCGGCAAAGTGCTTGAAAATGAAACTCACTAAAAAGCAATGTCCTTGTTTAACATTGGAAATTGAAATG CCATCATCAACATCACAGGAAACAAGACAAGTGACTCATGACATACCAGTTATAGTTATTCCGAGGAAACTATGGAGTGAATTCCAAGAGCCTAGAATACCGCAGCCAGAT ATATCAATAGAACTGCCAACACTAAAACAACTCCGCACCACAATAGATAGAATGAAGGCAATGTCCCCAGAGGTAGTGTTACGAGCCTCAGCGGAAGGCAGGCTGACGTTGCAAATCAAAACCGGCATGGCTAAAGTGTCCACGAGGTTTAAGGATTTGAGAGTGGATGCTTTTGAAG GTCCCATTGACCATTCAGACTCAGAAACGGAGACTCAAACAAACGAAGACATGACTAGAGTGTGCTACTGTAGAGTGGACGCTAAGAAGTTCTCAATGTTTCTTAGTGCGGACCAAATATCGCACAATAGGACGATATGTAGCATTGTGCATAAGAAATTAGTGATTTTGTGCTTGCAGACGGAGGAAAATGTGAAGTTACAGTGTTTTATTAGTGGCATTGTTTATTAG
- the LOC123703295 gene encoding checkpoint protein HUS1 isoform X3: MYFIVSEDNSGPAPPMLWCEIPQAMFFSEYQIVGVDEEYKDIYLGIVSANLSRSLLTLKSAKCLKMKLTKKQCPCLTLEIEMPSSTSQETRQVTHDIPVIVIPRKLWSEFQEPRIPQPDISIELPTLKQLRTTIDRMKAMSPEVVLRASAEGRLTLQIKTGMAKVSTRFKDLRVDAFEGPIDHSDSETETQTNEDMTRVCYCRVDAKKFSMFLSADQISHNRTICSIVHKKLVILCLQTEENVKLQCFISGIVY, translated from the exons atgtattttatagtaagTGAAGATAACAGTGGTCCTGCGCCTCCAATGCTATGGTGTGAGATTCCTCAAGCTATGTTCTTCTCGGAGTATCAAATAGTTGGTGTAGATGAAGAATACAAGGATATTTATTTAGGAATTGTATCAG CTAATTTGTCAAGATCGTTGCTAACACTGAAATCGGCAAAGTGCTTGAAAATGAAACTCACTAAAAAGCAATGTCCTTGTTTAACATTGGAAATTGAAATG CCATCATCAACATCACAGGAAACAAGACAAGTGACTCATGACATACCAGTTATAGTTATTCCGAGGAAACTATGGAGTGAATTCCAAGAGCCTAGAATACCGCAGCCAGAT ATATCAATAGAACTGCCAACACTAAAACAACTCCGCACCACAATAGATAGAATGAAGGCAATGTCCCCAGAGGTAGTGTTACGAGCCTCAGCGGAAGGCAGGCTGACGTTGCAAATCAAAACCGGCATGGCTAAAGTGTCCACGAGGTTTAAGGATTTGAGAGTGGATGCTTTTGAAG GTCCCATTGACCATTCAGACTCAGAAACGGAGACTCAAACAAACGAAGACATGACTAGAGTGTGCTACTGTAGAGTGGACGCTAAGAAGTTCTCAATGTTTCTTAGTGCGGACCAAATATCGCACAATAGGACGATATGTAGCATTGTGCATAAGAAATTAGTGATTTTGTGCTTGCAGACGGAGGAAAATGTGAAGTTACAGTGTTTTATTAGTGGCATTGTTTATTAG